From the genome of Clavelina lepadiformis chromosome 2, kaClaLepa1.1, whole genome shotgun sequence:
ACATCAGTCCAGCACTGTATGCCAAATTATTAAATTGCCAAGCGACTTCATGCACTGTGGAACGAAGTTTTGGCATGCTACGCAAACTGTTGGCAAAAGATTCAGATaatgtttggaaatatttagCATTACTGTATATGTAAATAGTTCGCTTGTATAAACCACTGtggtttaaaatgtttctgcATAAATGCCACTTTTCACTGAAGcttttgttacaaataaatGCAAGTTTCTCACGATTttaatgcaacaaaaacttgccctagtaATCTGGCTATTACAAACTACAAAGTGAGTAGTTGTTGAAAAGACAGCTtggaaaaaatatgaaaattacCGTAAGCGCTATAGGGGTGGAAGCGGTCGAGAGTAGTACTGCTTCCGCATCCCTGCCACTGTAGCTAGTTATGTTGgcagttttagtttttaagtATTGGAAAAGTGCAATGCCAGTAGTTAGGAAATGTGTTAAGTCCCATACACAGTGTCGTTAAATCAATAACCAGCCTAAATATAAcgtaatttcaaatttaggCAACTTAGGATGTTACCAAATCGTAGAAAGGTTGATGCCGAGTGCTGATATTTTAATGATATGTGAATGGAGAGATAAGATCAAGCATTACCGATGCCCATTTACAAGAGGTTTTGCTTCTTGATTCATCTGATTTGTCACCGGACGTTgaaaaacttgcacaaagcaAACAGCATCAAATGTCGCATTAATGTTGTGTATCTTAAAGTGCTAACACATGTTTTGCTTTTACATTTTGCATTGTAAATTGGTCGGTATgatgttgtttatttgttttgtatttggtTTATTGGTGCTTTGTAAATGGCTTTTTAATGCCAAAACGGAGATTAGCTGGATGATGTTAAGGAAATAATTTAAGACGTTCGATCAGCACAAGGCCCGTGAcatgcaaaaggttgccgacccatGGTATGGAGCGTTCCAAGCTCGGATTATTGTACATACATAATACATCGGATTAATTTCTCGGTTCTTTTGGTCTATAACCATGCAATTGATCCACCCACAATCGCTATATCACATAAAGAATAATCATTTGTTAACAGAATAATTGCTACGGTATTACTGTACAACGTTCATAATTCAAATCCCATTTAAAACATCGCACTACACAAATTTTGAGTAAGCTTATTtaggaagctgtaaaaaagttgtaaaaacTTGCCTACTGATTAGTgattactagggcaaccaaaagtcaatatggtcaattttttaacctgcccataatgttatcaaaaaagcacaaaacaaatttcagctttgtacgacgtgtggtatagaagttattaggtcaaataaagtcaaaatgttacgttaggtcaaaatacggtcaaattgtttctttaggtttttttttaggtcaaaatctattaaacttgtaattttgtaaccattttgtaatatcattcttccgtttttctcttttcttgtaccgcaaacaattccagtgccgcaAATAATAATTATCGTTCATTTGTTTATATATTGAATCTTGAAACGTAAATTTGACATTTCAACTCTTTGCTATAGCAATATGTTTTCGAGCAGTAGCGTTCTTCTCTAGCTATTGAAATATAATAATCAAAGATTTTAGACTTATATCGAAAGGTTGTAAACATATTGGTAGCAGCTTGCGATATAACATCACGAACTTTTATGATCAGTAAGTCTAGTGACGTTAAGCACGCTTTAAGCCCCGGATTTGTTAGACATTGGATATGAATAGGCCTCGTTGACGCAAGACGAATACGTAGAAAGCTCTTCCGGCCGCTATGagcaaaaaactaaaatttcatGCGTCACCATTCACGACTGTGGATATCCGTGCTATGTGTATTATTGTGCGATATCACTTgctttttctgttttgcaaaatattatcTTCATGAATTGGTGAAAGCGCAACTAagctttttaagttttatttcaatttgagATAGAGATTTTCTCCTGAAACTAACTCTGCCATACTATCAGGAATATACTCACAGTATAGATAAACGTTTTCATATGATGCATGTAGGAGTAGGAGTCAAGGTTGCTATAATGGTTGATCTTGACCCCTACCTCATATACATGGCATTGAacgaaataaacaagtttACAGTATGCAGCATACACACATCTGAGTGCAAATAAAGCTGTGTACGATTGTGCAAAGATTGGTTGACACAGCAACCAAAATCATTACGAAAGCCATATGCCATGAACTTATGACCATGTATGCTTTCATGTGCAATACACACACGTAAATGCAACAAACTATGTTATCTTTCAGTAAAAAAGCTTTCGAAAAAATTATGTTAGCGGTTTTCGAATCAAATGCCGAAATTTTCTACGCACACAAAAGggtaaaacaataataaacgtttataatttatttatagtCGTAAATTCGTAATTTATTCATAGCGCTACAGCGTTTGTGAGCAACAATATGAAAAGTAATGAAATGTTAGCTGAAATTTCCCTGTTTCAAAACAGAATTGCGTAAAATCCAATCGTCTGGGAAGTATGATCGTCTAATTATAAATGAAAGATATAAATAGCCACACGCCGCAGATACGTCTAAGACTGCCTTTAAAGCAACGGGAGATTGATTAAGTATCATTTGGTACGCTTTGTTGGACCTAATTACGTCAGATGCGATGGCGCACGATTATGTTATAGCGTGAGAAGGCATCAGTTTCACATTTCAGTAACGCTTAGTGGTCGTTTTGTTGAGAAATCATTGCTAATACGATAGAAAAAAATTGAGCTAACCAGTAAATTTCCATCAGAATATCAGTTCATCAGACCTGAATAAGCAATTAAAGTTCGAGCACTGCATGAAGtgaaatttgtagaaaacaaTAACTGGAAATATGAAGACAAAACTACACGGGAGATTGCTTTTGTTCATTACGTTTACAGTTTTAAGTAGAAATCTTGCAAAAGGTAAGACGCAAAGATATTTTTGGACTTATAAATCATTAAGCACTGATCagataaatttttacttaccacaatgttttatttctataCCAGGTATTGCTCCCAACCGAACCAGTACCTTGGGTAACCTGCAATATGGCTATTTTGCGCACAAGAAAGTTCAGTACCCAGAAGCTGTGAAGGGTTGCCGGCAATGGAATTCATCATTGGCGTTAATAAAAAACGAACTCATTCAAAGACACATTGAAAATCAAACTCGAGAATTAATTTTAGACGATTGCCTAATAAACAACAGGGCGTTTTACTACATTGGTTTACGTTTGGTTGGAAATACGTGGAAATGGTTGGACAACAGCACTGTCGAAGAAACTAACTTTACCAACTGGCAAGATATACCAATCGATGCAAACGACAACTGCACACGTCAACCTAATGGTATGTGTTCGGGGAGAGTTGGAGAAGTTTTTGTGCAAATATTCGCTTGCCAGCAGCACAGGCACTTTGGAAAATGGTTTGATAAGAAAAGCGTTTCGACATGGTATTACATTTGCGAAAAACCGTTTGCAAAGGAAGAAAGCGGTACGAAACAAACATACCTTGCTCGAACTCAACTAGTAACAGAAgctgaaaatacaaaaatacctTCAAATATAAGCAAAGTAACTGACATCCTCATCATCGAAAATGGTAAGTGTGATcgtaaaacaaaagtttatgACTTTTGAGAAAAAAGAAAGCGTTACATAAAATCATGTTCTTGGGTGAACTTGGGTAAACGTGAACAATTTGGAAACCGTCTTGTTATCGTAAAAGGAAATTATCTGGGAACTGTGTTATTTGCGATGTAAATCGTGATGTTAATTTCTGCTTGCCTGGAGGCGTGCTTTATGAAGCAGAATCGATAAGTTTGTCcctataattttaaaattatttaggTTGTTTATTGTCTGGAAATATTACCtttcaaatttggaaaaaatattggCTAGAGATCattgcattgttttttatataacttggtaaagaaaaactttttaaacgtTTGTTATATTTGAAAGAAACATACATATTTCTTGCAATTTCAGAAGTCACAACTGTACCaacttttgtgaaaaaaacatTATCCCAAAATCAAGAACAAGAGCTGGTAAATTTGGACAAATGTTTAAATGCATTGTTGGCGCCGCCAACTTATCAAGCAGAAAACTTTCTCAAAAAGTGCAACCTGGAGAAACTATTTGGGCGAACATTTTCAATCAGAAATTGGGAAGATAATGTGAGCAAATCATTTGCCAGGAGCATGTTTCTGCAAAGCTATTACAACCAAAAGAGGATTAGCAACTTCGTCAGTCAAGGAGTCATCATTCaactttacaaattttctgGTTATAAAGAttggaaaaatttaaacaataattCAAACAACAGTTTAAACATTTCCTTGTTTAAATCTTCAAAGGACAGTTTTCTTTTGGAAAGGAAAGATTTAGATAAACTCCAAAGACCATACGTAATTGTGGCAGCAGCTTTCCAACCAGTTTTATGGCAAACGAACAATTTGACCGTGGCACACCCAGCAACAACGGAGTACAAGATTTCTGACGTTGACAAACTTGAATTGGGTAAAACATTTCGATTTTTGCCgcaaaattcaaacattttgtcGCTTTCTGTGTTTGCGGCAAACCGGACGGGAAACCAAtctgtaaatttacaaaaagaaaGTGTTCCAGTAAGTCATTCACTTGATTTAGAAAATGATTTTTCTGTGAACGAAATTGAAAGAAACACGAATCAAAGAGTTGTACTCGGAGGAATAAAACATTCCTGTGTGTATTTGAATACCACATCAACTTACACTTGGTCTAACGAAGGATGCTTTGTAGTAAAATCAAATGGGGCAAATGTGATGTGCAAATGCAATCACACAACGTCGTTTGGAGTTCTCCTGGCTGTACGCGTTATTCAGGTTCCTGCATTAGTGGAGACCATTCTCCTTGTTTTGGAAATTGTGTCAATCATAAGTCTGGCTTTAACagcaacttttttaatttggcTTCGAAAGAAATTGCACAACGACAGGACCataattcaaataaacttGTCGCTGTCGCTTCTTTTGCTACACTTCTTTTTTGTCATTGGTTCAGCTGCTACAAACACCGCAGTATTATGCGAAGTGTGCGCGTTCTTCTCACAACTGTTCACTTTATCCTCTGCCGTCTGGATGCTAAATGAAGGAATTTTACTCTACTTGAAGACTTGCAAGAATGCACTGaagtttaataaaaagaaagtttttccAATCTTGATTACATCGGCCTGGGGACTGACTCTTCTGTATGTTGTTATTTGCGCTGCTGTTGGTTTCCCGCTGGAAAAATATCTCGATTATTCTGAAGTATATACTAACATGCGATACAAGAATGAATCCACAACAGAAGAATCAGCGCACAAATATCTCAGATGTTGGCTCAGTAATTCGTCCGGAATGATCTACTCCGTTATTGTTCCTTtattattgatttttattgcaagctTTGGAATCTTGATCATAATATCGCGGTCAATTAATGCGATGAATGTAAGATCAGAAAGCATGCGCCCAAGCCAGAGACAGATTCAACTTACTTCCACTTCCGACCAGCAAAGTCAAGTTAACAAAGTTCAGCATACTTGCAACACTAAGCCTAAAGCGAAGAACTTGTCTATGGAAGGAAGAAAACGAAATCAGAAAAACAACAAGCTGAAGAGATTTGCTTTGGCAAATAATATTTCTGTTACCTTACGAGCTATCGCTACTCTTGTACCTGCTTTAGGCATACCATGGTTTTTCGCATTTCTAGTTAACATACCCTCCACCGAAGTCATATTTATAACAATTCATGGAGTGATTAACGGTCTCCAAGGagtgtttattttcataatttatgtTGTGAGAAACGAGCAACTTCGGCGAGTGCTTAGACGAAAATGGTTTGAAATTCCCAGTCAAAAACGATCACTTGACACATTAAGTCGTAAATCTACTAAGGGTAACTGAATTCATTGAAATTATTGGAAATGAATAGTATCGAAGGTTAGAAACTTAACTTTTGTTGTCCTTCAtagcaaaactatttttatatgttttgtgTCTGCATACGATTATTTTGTCATCGTGGAgactttttgaaaattttatcattaaattttaaaaactattttgtgTCTTTATATAAGATAGATAAGCATGAAGCTCCCTTGGTTAcgtattcatttatttatttaaaacataaattttagcGATAAGCAACTAAATAAAAAGCAGTGTATTGCGAGGCGTGTGGTAGGTGTGTCGCAATAGAATGTATAGAATATAGATCGAACATA
Proteins encoded in this window:
- the LOC143446565 gene encoding uncharacterized protein LOC143446565, whose translation is MKTKLHGRLLLFITFTVLSRNLAKGIAPNRTSTLGNLQYGYFAHKKVQYPEAVKGCRQWNSSLALIKNELIQRHIENQTRELILDDCLINNRAFYYIGLRLVGNTWKWLDNSTVEETNFTNWQDIPIDANDNCTRQPNGMCSGRVGEVFVQIFACQQHRHFGKWFDKKSVSTWYYICEKPFAKEESGTKQTYLARTQLVTEAENTKIPSNISKVTDILIIENEVTTVPTFVKKTLSQNQEQELVNLDKCLNALLAPPTYQAENFLKKCNLEKLFGRTFSIRNWEDNVSKSFARSMFLQSYYNQKRISNFVSQGVIIQLYKFSGYKDWKNLNNNSNNSLNISLFKSSKDSFLLERKDLDKLQRPYVIVAAAFQPVLWQTNNLTVAHPATTEYKISDVDKLELGKTFRFLPQNSNILSLSVFAANRTGNQSVNLQKESVPVSHSLDLENDFSVNEIERNTNQRVVLGGIKHSCVYLNTTSTYTWSNEGCFVVKSNGANVMCKCNHTTSFGVLLAVRVIQVPALVETILLVLEIVSIISLALTATFLIWLRKKLHNDRTIIQINLSLSLLLLHFFFVIGSAATNTAVLCEVCAFFSQLFTLSSAVWMLNEGILLYLKTCKNALKFNKKKVFPILITSAWGLTLLYVVICAAVGFPLEKYLDYSEVYTNMRYKNESTTEESAHKYLRCWLSNSSGMIYSVIVPLLLIFIASFGILIIISRSINAMNVRSESMRPSQRQIQLTSTSDQQSQVNKVQHTCNTKPKAKNLSMEGRKRNQKNNKLKRFALANNISVTLRAIATLVPALGIPWFFAFLVNIPSTEVIFITIHGVINGLQGVFIFIIYVVRNEQLRRVLRRKWFEIPSQKRSLDTLSRKSTKGN